A genomic window from Solanum stenotomum isolate F172 chromosome 10, ASM1918654v1, whole genome shotgun sequence includes:
- the LOC125842220 gene encoding RNA-binding KH domain-containing protein PEPPER-like, giving the protein MVYSTVTDSSFPPAIQGSSAVAPPPPESFAVKSGVTGSVATEMVAVRPETAGESVAIVQKWPGWPGDNVFRLVVPLAKVGGIIGRRGELVKRMCEETGASIRVLEGPLGNADRIVLISGRENPDAEVSPAMDAALRIFKRVAGLNNDDPGAGAAGAAFCFSRLLVASSQANHLIGRRGTTIKSIQERSGAALRVLSADDVAPYATEDERIIEIHGEGLKVLDAFEAVVRLLRKFLVDHSMIPVIEKMYNVNISQDQLAESWADKPQSSKFQPSGPATASHAVAVSGYSFSMSRDPYLLDCETAMDSELPRSTLPRYGQDPRLGGIHTTVAGRAGPIVTQITKVMQVPLGYAEDIIGVGGGNIAYIRRTSRAALTVQESRVPEEITIEIKGTSSEVQAAEQLIQEFINNHKEPAPRMYGTREPEFGSFSRYGDPYSSSSSFPSQSFEGYGSSSLGAGYNRYRY; this is encoded by the exons ATGGTGTACTCTACTGTAACTGATTCATCATTTCCACCGGCCATTCAAGGCTCATCTGCGGTGGCGCCGCCGCCGCCGGAGTCGTTTGCTGTAAAATCTGGGGTTACAGGTTCGGTTGCTACTGAAATGGTTGCTGTTAGACCAGAGACTGCTGGGGAATCGGTTGCGATTGTGCAGAAATGGCCGGGATGGCCGGGGGATAACGTGTTCAGGCTAGTTGTGCCACTTGCGAAAGTTGGTGGTATAATTGGGCGGAGGGGCGAACTTGTAAAGAGGATGTGTGAAGAGACTGGCGCCAGCATTCGTGTTCTGGAAGGCCCTCTTGGCAATGCTGATCGAATC GTCCTAATATCTGGTAGAGAAAATCCAGATGCTGAGGTATCTCCAGCAATGGATGCTGCTTTAAGAATTTTCAAGCGCGTTGCCGGGCTAAACAATGATGATCCAGGAGCAGGAGCTGCTGGTGCTGCATTCTGCTTTTCAAGGTTATTGGTGGCTTCATCACAAGCCAATCATTTGATTGGTAGACGTGGTACTACGATCAAATCAATACAGGAAAGATCGGGTGCTGCCCTGAGAGTCTTATCTGCAG ATGATGTGGCCCCTTATGCCACtgaagatgaaagaattatcgaAATTCATGGAGAAGGTTTGAAGGTGCTTGATGCTTTTGAGGCAGTAGTTAGACTACTGAGAAAGTTTTTGGTCGATCATAGTATGATACCTGTAATTGAAAAGATG TACAATGTAAATATCTCTCAAGATCAGCTAGCGGAGTCCTGGGCTGATAAACCACAGTCCTCAAAGTTTCAGCCTTCTGGTCCTGCAACTGCATCCCATGCTGTAGCAGTTTCTGGTTATTCCTTCTCCATGAGCCGAGACCCTTACTTACTTGATTGTGAAACTGCCATGGACTCCGAACTCCCGCGGTCTACACTACCGCGATATGGACAGGATCCTCGACTTGGCGGCATACATACTACTGTGGCTGGCCGAGCTGGTCCTATAGTTACACAG ATCACAAAGGTTATGCAAGTACCGCTGGGGTATGCTGAGGACATCATTGGTGTTGGTGGTGGTAATATAGCATATATTCGCCGCACAAGTAGGGCAGCTCTTACTGTGCAAGAGAGCCGAGTACCTGAAGAAATCACTATCGAGATTAAGGGTACCTCGTCAGAGGTTCAAGCAGCTGAACAGCTTATTCAG GAGTTCATTAACAACCACAAAGAGCCAGCCCCAAGAATGTATGGGACGCGTGAGCCTGAGTTTGGTTCTTTTTCGCGTTATGGTGACCCCTATTCTTCATCATCTTCGTTTCCATCTCAGAGTTTTGAGGGGTATGGATCTTCTAGTTTAGGAGCAGGATACAACAGGTATAGATACTAA